The nucleotide window GCCCGCCCTGATCGCGGGCAACACCGTGATCATCAAGCACGCCAGCCAGACGTTGCTGGTGGGCGAGCGCATGGTACGCGCCTTCAACGAAGCCGGCGTGCCTGGCGATGTGTTCCAAAACGTGTTCCTCGATCACGACACCACCTCGTCTTTGATCGCTTCGGGCAGCTTCGACTTCGTCAACTTCACGGGCTCCGTCGGCGGTGGCCAGTCCATCGAACGCGCGGCTGCAGGGACCTTCACCGGCGTCGGCCTTGAACTTGGCGGCAAGGACCCCGGTTACGTGATGGACGACGCCAACCTGGACGCGGCAGTCGACACTTTGATCGACGGCGCGATGTTCAATTCCGGGCAGTGCTGCTGCGGGATCGAACGCATTTACGTGGTCGAATCCCTGTACGACGCGTTTGTCGAAAAAGCCGTGGCGATCGTGTCGGGCTATAAGCTCGGCAATCCGCTGGATGAAAACACCACCATCGGTCCGATGGCGCACAAGCGTTTCGCCGACGAAGCGCGTGCCCAGGTTTCCGAGGCCGTCGCCGCGGGCGCGACGCCTTTGATCGACCCGGCGCTGTTTCCCGCCGACGACGGCGGGGCGTATCTGGCGCCGCAGATCCTCACCAACGTCACCCACGACATGCGCGTGATGCGCGACGAAACCTTCGGTCCGGTGGTCGGCATCATGAAGGTCAAGGATGACGAGGAAGCGATCCGTCTGATGAACGACAGCGAATTCGGCCTTACCGCGTCGTTGTGGACCCAGGACGCCGCCCGCGCCGCCGCCATCGGCGCGCGGTTGCAGACCGGCACGGTGTTCATGAACCGCGCCGACTACGTCGATCCGGGCCTGTGCTGGACCGGATGCAAAGGCACCGGGCGCGGCGGCGCGCTGTCGATCATCGGGTACCACAACTTGACCCGTCCCAAATCGTATCACCTGAAGAAAGCTTAACGGCCATGTCTCTCACCGCTAACTGGAACTACCCGACCCCGATCCGTTTTGGCGCGGGGCGGATTAAGGAAATCGCCGATGCGTGCGCCGCCGTGGGCATGAAGCGCCCGCTGTTGGTCACCGACAAAGGCCTCGCCAACATGGCGATCACCCAAGGCACGCTCGATCTTTTGGATCAGGCGGGCCTGGGGCGCGCCTTGTTTGCCGACGTCGATCCCAACCCCAGCGAAATCAATCTGGCCGCTGGCGTCAAAGCGTACAACGACGGTGACCACGATGGCGTGATTGCGTTCGGCGGTGGATCGGGTT belongs to Magnetovibrio sp. and includes:
- a CDS encoding aldehyde dehydrogenase family protein; this translates as MTKMIECISPVDGSVFATRPCASAEDAAAIVAKSRAAQPAWAARPMSERIALVRAGLERLGEMNDEVVPELAHMMGRPVRYGGEFRGVNERGTYMAEIAEEALAPIIVENSEAFERRIVREPHGIVFVIAPWNYPYMTAINTVAPALIAGNTVIIKHASQTLLVGERMVRAFNEAGVPGDVFQNVFLDHDTTSSLIASGSFDFVNFTGSVGGGQSIERAAAGTFTGVGLELGGKDPGYVMDDANLDAAVDTLIDGAMFNSGQCCCGIERIYVVESLYDAFVEKAVAIVSGYKLGNPLDENTTIGPMAHKRFADEARAQVSEAVAAGATPLIDPALFPADDGGAYLAPQILTNVTHDMRVMRDETFGPVVGIMKVKDDEEAIRLMNDSEFGLTASLWTQDAARAAAIGARLQTGTVFMNRADYVDPGLCWTGCKGTGRGGALSIIGYHNLTRPKSYHLKKA